ctgacctacccgacgctgcccgggaaaactgtgaatgacaagCTATGGGTAGGGAGGGGGAAGTGGAGGGAAGAGGggtggagaggggggaggggaaggaaagtAGAGGAAGGGAcgggaagaagggaagggaagcgGGGAGGGGatggaaaaagaagggaagaaggatGGGGTGGTGGCATTGGGAGGGGAGAGAGGTatgggagggtgaggggaagataggggggagggaaggggaagaggaaatTACATTTCTCTGTTAGAAGAGGAAAATCATCTCCCTGAACATAAGCCTGTCTCCCTTTCAACAATAGTCAGACCTTTTATAGATTGTGTGAAGTAAGTGGATTCAGTATACACGAATGTACTGCTAACTCACTACTATAACTTTTAAACTTCAGAAACTCCACCCCTCCCTACTTCCCTCCCATTAACCCTTACCCTGTCATccacagttttcccgggcagcgccaggtaagtcagctagtatatataaggctataaaccatcctcgatcaaagccctatccaagtttttgtttggtttaaatccgtcaagccgtttagccgtgattgaacGACAGACAAGACAGATTAGacggacataacgcccattatagtataatGACATGAAACTGCAGATGATGTTCAGGGAAACAACGAGTGAAGGGTGAGATTTTCACGGTTTGTTAACTTCGGTCAGgaacaatatacaaaatattcacctctataaTTCGACAACCAGGATAAGGGAATTCGAATTTCAGCTTCGTTTATTCACTTCAACATTCGCTGTCAAAACTACTTTTGTGTGTTGGTACCTTTGCTTTTCGTAACTTCCCCCTGTATTTGTCAGCAAACGGATAAACAGAAGACGCGCGAACAGACCTTCACCGGAAGGAAAACCGTTATTTTTGGTGCAGGTTGTTGCTTATAATTTTGACTACCGTGAATGCAGTGAATGTACTCTAGCGATTATTACAACTTCGGGCGGATTAATATCGGAGTCTGGCTCTGCACCGCTCCTGCAACGAGTTCTCTAGTAATTGGGAATCAAGGTCCATCGGAGGCAATTATGCCGCTGTAATTTGTTTTCGAAAACTATTGCTCGGCACAAATGAACACGCTGTAGCAGTTTGGAGGGTAAAGATCGAGGCAATTGTATGTGTTGTTATTTAGCGTAACAGTCGGATAGAGGAATGAAAtgccagcggagagagagagagagaaatataagtttTGCTACAAAGAGCATTCTTGACAAGCATACCGAGTTAGTTGTAATAAGCGACGTTCTGCTAAGTTTAGCAACAGTGCAAGTTCGTTGAATGTTCAGTTCACCCTACTGAATCTTGCAATAGTTCCCGGAGTAACGACGTCTGCAGTTATAATTGGTATATGAATGAAACTGTTTCGACTCTTTCTTATATAAAGAGAAGAGAATTAAAACGGTAAATGTATCTATGTTAAAATGATACTTTGTGCAATGAACATTTACTCAACAAGCTAAGAATAGTGATAAAACTTTTATCTTTTGTTGCAAATAGAAGATTGTTCGATTGTATCATATGTCACTTAAAATTTCTCTTCACAAAACTGTGCTCCTCTCTAGTCGCAAAAGGCCAAAAACGACCAGTTAAGCTTACACCACTCAATAATTCCTTAAGGAATTTGTAAAAAACTAACTCCTGTGTTTGCCTTAGATCTCAGCATCAGTATAAAGAgtttatctttaatatttttttatttatttctatgtaaaGGAAATGTGAACAGTTTATATTATCAGAACTTCTTCACATTGTTTTAAGGGCTAGTTGTGGGAGGCCGTATTAAAAATTTGTTTACGAACTTGGAAACCTTGTTTGTTGAAAAATTTCTTGAATCTAGTTCtcccaactctctctccctctctctctctctctcgctcttctctctcctctcatctctctctctctctctctctctctctctctctctgataatcagTGAGAACTTCTCAAGAAAGAACTACTGGTGCCTGCTCCCTAGTTTTAATGAAACTTACTCTCCACCTGTGTAGGCTTGAGAAAACCTCGTATCATTTCTCTTGATGCTTTTACGGCATTTAACTCAGTCTAACATAAGGTTCCGCTATTTAAACGTCTTCTGCATCAGTTTCTGCTTTctatccagtttcttttaaccttGTTTAACTTTTTCAAACCGCCGTGATTAAATTCAAGCTGTtgaatatatcattatttttgttttatttttcgttaGTTTGGTGGCTTTCAGGTTCATCTTCTCTCGTCCACTAAGTTCAAAGAATGCTCTTCAATTCTGTTCCACTCCTTCGCATACCAGTGGGTTGACATTCTTTGTTATTCCCGTTCTCTGATTTTTTAATCTAATTCGCaaattacctttactttagctAATAGAGCTGACcttcaaaatatttcttgaatgGGAAATCTGGAacgtaaataatttcaaaagcttTCAGACCtcagttctctttttattttcttgctcgGATTCTTCTCCTGTTCGGCTTTCTATACACAAAATGTAGTCTCCCTCGTCTGCTATGAATCTTCTGTGTTCATGTGAATTCACGTTTGTCTCTGAAATATGGCAAAgctcagtgcttggcctctggcttaaattctatattcaattcaattcagttcaaactTTCAGTCTCTTTCAGATCGCTACGTATTCATTCTTGCTGTCGTATGTTCTTTTCTCTATATGGgttattgaagttttattttggCTATATAAGTTCTATTTTGAAATACTCGTTATGTTTTGAAGATGGGtttggtggtggggggtgggggagctcTCTATTTGTTTCCTCTCTTTGGAAAACTGGTACACAATTTGTTAAATCAATGGCCACCCACCTCACTGCAAATTGAGATTTGTTTTCGTCtgcgtaaggtaattttttttgtttctatttcattACTCCTTAGTTTGAGATCCAAATGGATATACATGAAACATGAAAGATTCGGACATTTTGTGAAGTTCAGTGGACATTTTGCGAAGTTCTGGAACACTGCTGTCATATTTTGGACGCTTGCATTTTAGTCACCTCGCTTAATACTATTTATTCTAAGGCACTTCGTTTGATGAATTttcttcagcctctctctctctctctctctcttctctctctccctctctctcgctctctctctctcctatatgaaGTCATCGGTCACTCTTGTGTTGAGCTCAAGAAAACAGATTCTCGGGTGGCCTAGTAACACCTTCAGGCCTCCTGTTTCCACTTATATTCCGTGGAAATTGCTACTTTTCAGTGAACACACTTCATGACTGTTGCTATCCTCTGCCAAGGAATTCACTTCCTTCCTCTGTGTTTCATGACTTGCGTCCTTTCCCCGTTTAAATATCCTGACGTGGGGGTGGGGACCtgtataccttttttatttttttattttttcttggtttcttctgtcctgggctagaaaagggcaTTAGGCTGCTCGACCCATTAGTCTCTGCTTTAAAAAATGGGCGTCATGTAGAATAttgttggaataataataataataataataataataataataataataataataataataataataataagagcagacTAACGACAACGAAAGAGATAGAGAGTGGgcatgaaaaaagagagaaataacaacAGTTTTTTCTTACCGACCGTAGAAAACGAACCGAAATTACGAAGGGAAAAGTATATTTGGGAAAAGATGAAGGAAACaccagcagaagagagagagcttccatCTCTCGGTTTCCCCGGAATTAGCAAAAACGCTCCGCGAGAACTCTTTTGGGGGATGAATAATGGCGCATCTTCCCGCTtatggaataaaatttatttcgcCGATCTCTTTTGCGGAGAAAAGGAGGTTTCAGTCCGGAATATTTCGTTATAGATGATTTGTTAGAAGCAATACGCTTCGATGGCCTTGTTATGCAGAATCCGTCGCAAATTGCAGAATACTTTCCATCGGAATGTCGTGGACTTACAAAATCATAATCATGAGAGACGGTTGTTGCCCTgttaatgaataatattttacAGACGGCTAGAAAAGGAAGGGATATGGAGATGGTAAATAGAAAGGGAAGAAGGGCActcataggaaaaaaataaaagacgaagTCACCGTTCTTTGCAATCCAAGGATGACGGATTTCCGCGAGGTCAATGTGGGAAGGAGTCACCCGACGGGCAATACGAGGCTGCCTGGCGTAGGCCAAACCCTGTGTGATTAGGAATGGGTCATGAGGGAGGCGTGGGATTGTTGATTGTAAAGGAAGAGGAGGCGACTGTGAATTAGTAAATTTAACGAAGGACAATAGGATGAGACAAGAGTTTTGGGAGAGAAGGAATGTTATCGGAAGCCAAAGCTGCAATGCATGAAGGGATTGCTAAGCCTACTAGccattatggaagtgaagtgtaggTACTGATTatatgaatgaaagaataatTCTCGGTCCTTTCAAGAAGGTTGGTTTGTTTAGTTGAAGTTTAAAAAGAATGGCCGAAGGGCTTATAAATGCAGGGATACAAGGATTTAGCGCCTAAACTAAACAATACTGTTCGAAAGTGCTAGAAGGGAGGTAGAGGGAACCCAATAAGTGTCGAGTAGATTGTGCAGATTAGGTTTTAGAAAGGAAATGTCAGATTGTAGAGGAGTGGTATATTGTGTATCGGTGGGCTGACGAGCTGGTGATGGGCCTCGTAGTATGTAGATACAGAAAACGACCGATGTCATTCTAGTTTTTCGCACAAAAGTTTCCCTTTTGATTCTGCAGTTGAAGGGCAATATGGCAATGAATGATTTTTCTTTAGAGCCAaatcttatatcttatataggTACCTTGTTGATGAAgttcagagtatatatatatatatatatatatatatatatatatatatatatatatatatacctataacgCTGGTCGACCGACGAGCTAAGTTAAGCAATATCGGGTCCGGTCATTATCTGGATGGGTGACCACTGAGAATATAGTCAAAGCTATCAAAGAAGTTAGATGCACTATTGAGGTTCCTGTGCTTGTATCAAATAATATTATCTGattagggaggtagtgccgtcagtgcacctcatgcggtgcactgtgagcattacttgaggttctttgcagcgcgccttcggcccctagctgcaacccctttcgttcctttactgtacctcgtttcatattctctttctttcatcttactttccacccaatGCGAGATTTTTCTCCTCTTACACCATTTaaaccttttcctgtcaatttccgtccagcgcttaatgacctcattggttcaaatgcttggcctttggcctaaaatctatataaaattatttctgttGGTTTTCAGTTACAAAAGAAACGTAATTAAATGCATATGGCAtagttccagggttacaatggaTGTTGATATTGTGTTTCTCATTTACGATTAAGAACTATAGATGGatggagagagttttttataCTGACAGGTTTTTATTAAACCGACGAAAATAATTATgctctacctatctatctatctatctatctatctatctatctatctatctatctatctatctatctatatgtcaaTAGATGCGATGCATAGTCTAAAACATTTGTAAACCACATTTGAAACCGTATGATCCGGGTTAAACAGCTCGTAAATAGCTTTTTGGTTAGAGCTTATTTacgtaatgaaaaacaaatagactGTGAACGCACAGCATTACTAATGCAGTAATAGAATATAAACATTGCCGGTTTTGaagtttgttttatttccaaTAATGACTCGGACTCCCATGTTTTCAGTCGTATCGTATTGCTAAAGCGCCCCTTTTGAAAtttcagggaaaaaaataaaacaaaattagtaATTGACAGGATTTCTTTCATTTCAAGTATGGAATCATTTTCCAGGTCAAAAACACACAAATTCAAAagcggaatgaaaaaaaaaatgtatatgtcatCGTATGACGTGGAAACGAGGCAGTCATTTCTGATTCCATTTTTCTGTCTCTCACGCGTTCactttctctcactttttctctcttttcaattcACTTTGTCCACACGGTATGTATTGCATCTTTTGaaatagatttcatctactgcgcctctgctgctgctgctgcagctgctcTTTGACGcgacggaaagaaaaaaaaaagagaaaattgccGAGATTTTTCCCGATCCATTATTACAGAATCCCCTTTCAGACAAATCACATTCGCGCTTAATTAACACGACGTGTTTCAATCTCCGTAGGAGAGCTCGCGACTTTTCTCTGCCTTCGACGAGGATTTCGTTTTGCAAAGATATTCTGAAGCTCGTTTCAAGGTTAATTGCTTCACCTGCCTGTCGGTGGGTCGGTCTAGCGACCTTAGTCTAggcttcttttttctctctctctccaagcggcGCTGTGATGCTTATTCTCCTTTTTTACGTGATGTTGCAACGATGAGAGCGACGATCACTCAGATGGGGTAATTATGAAAATAACGAAGGCGCTTCGAATGTATTCGGGCGAATATTTATCATGACTTCATCCGGCGGACAGCATTTCTCAGTCACCCGAGACGTAGCAGCTATGTCTGTCTATTCGAGTTTAGAACTCCATTCCCTTTCACCTTGGTCTCGCAAAAGCCGTAATATCCAGTTACCTCTCCTCGAACGGTGTGAGTTATCGTGCATTTCGTTTCTTCCTCATCAAATCCACAAACAGTGAAAATTCCAAGATATGAAGTttggtttcttatatatatttatatgtacacgtACCCTCcagaaattgaaatataaaatctatgTTTTGGTCACCAGGGAATACATGAGagaaattaaaatctttacaAAAGCGTCAATCTTTAAGCGCAGGTGTAAACGAGTTTATAGgagagaaatgcaaaaaaaaaaaaaattactaaaatatccATCTTTTGTCATTTATTTCAGAAAAAATGTCAATAAGGATGTCAGGGCCAGACCGTTCCAGCAACGCCTATGGCATCCTGAAGTTGTCGGAGCTGGTTTGTAGATTATCTTCAGTTCTTTGTTTGTTGATACGAGGAGGCCCAGGTCTGCTCTTAGCTCTCTTGATTCTATATTCTTGGCTATTTAGCTTCTTTATCCTGCTATTTAGCTTTCATAGTGGAGCCAGAGAATCCTGATTTTTGCTACTTAACTATATTAACTTCGCTTCTGAGTTGCCTCATCTTGCCCTTTATCCTCATTTCCCTATTCTTGGCTGCTCTTGAATTTTTGataattctttttaaagaatgttATTCCGGACCTTTCTTTGATATCAaagtgtaaattctctctctctctctctctctctctctctctctctctctctctcttcaattcaatatttttattataaagttcctcctttttttttttttactattcctcTTATATTACACTTCGGCCACTGATATTCTTAAagtcccaagaaaaaaaaagataaagcaaATACTGGATATTTTCTAAGAAAGTTAATGTTTTTCTCGTCGAGTCTTCTGTATTTCGTTTCTCAATTTATCCATATTTTGATTTTAGTCTTCCTTGCTCTCCAATTTTTTCACATCCGAAATTTACTAATTAATTCTCTGTCATGattacttagttttttttcttttgtcttaccTTTTGAAATGGGTTTCTGTCTGTACTTATTCCAATTTGTTTCGTGCAAAAACATCAGGCGGTTTCCACCTGCGTGatattgtttgttgttttgtgaTAGCGTTCATCTGTTTTTTGAAAATGAGGGTTAATAAAGACATCAAAATGGTCAGCGTCTCTTACTTGTTTTTCCACAGTTGTTATGTAAACTGGGTGTTATATTGCTTAAGATCCATAGttacatacatacgaacatacatattACATGTTCATACATAGAttacatgtatatttacatacgtatatttGCAAATACCAAGCCACTAACATCTTTTGATATTCAGTTCACTTTAACTGGGATTAATTCTACCTCGAAAGAGGATTAAATATGATAACTGATTGCTAAATTTGTAAAACCAACCGTGGTTAACCTAAATAGTTTTGATACTGATaaacatttgattttttatatactttaacaTACTAAGCCGcaaatagagagcgagagagcgattaatttgaaattttctcTTCACTAATATTATTTTATTCGTTATTTAGTCAATAATGTGTTTTTCATATAATTGGACAGTTTTCAACTATATCTGTCTTTACGCAAACTGTTTTTTAACGCCTTAAAGTATAACTCATCTATAAAAGATTTATACTGCATATTTTGTATACAGAGGATGCAAGTATCTCATGTATACGTATGGGAATatgagagcattatatatttgcatatatatgagtgtacatatgtattgttttatacacgcacacacacacacacacacacacacatatatatatatatatatatatatatatatatatatatatatatatatatatatatatatatatatatatatatgtgtgtgtgtgtatgcaaacatCATATCTGCTCTGATATGCCCATACGTATACATGAGATACTCGTATCCTCTGTATAAAATATGCAGCATAAATCTTTTATAGATGAGTTATACTTTAAGGCGTTAAAGAAATGTTTGCGTAAAGACATTCGAATTAGTTGGCGAGTCAtacgtatacaaacacacacacatagtgtatatatatatagtgtactgtgtatgtgtgtttgtatacgtaTAACTCACCAACTAATTCGAATGCTTTTCTCTTCTCCACAGACATTCCTGCTAGTTTCGATGGGCATCTTTAAGGGAGCAGATCTCATCTTCAGTGCATCCCATCCCGTAGCCATCGACACCTTCTTTTCGGGCATGTTCGTCATGGGTATCGTCATCACGGCCATCTTATTCATCTGCCATCTCGTCGGGCAGACGACCTACCTCCAGCAAACGTTCTtggtaaatagatataataataataaaataataataataataataataataataaaagaggttCTCAATCAGTGGCTTGTTCGATTTCTGCAATTGCCAGTATGTTCTTTTTTAATCCTCTTTACTCGTGGCGTAGAAAATCTTTAAACGGAACAGACCCAAAATGTCGTAGCTCTAAACTCACTAACAGTAAAACCCgcttctagagataagtgagcacacagtGTCCCCTCGGATGAActagcaagtctttgagacatcttaatccttatAACTCCCTGTAACACTCTACTACAAGATATTACAAGGCCAACGTTCAAATGTTTAACATTCTGTACATAGTCTTTTGCTTGTTTTCAGAGAATGTTTGCATATTTGCTACATTTCTTCGCTAATCTGAGTTCAATCTTTTAACTAGTAGAACATACTAGTTAAAAAATGCTTCTCTGAAGACATTACGATGCAAGTTTTTGTCTGAAAGACATCGCTTTCATGTCTAATACACTTCTAACGCGCGTTTACAgactcatgtgtatatataatatatacattatagtatatatatatattatatagtatatatatatatatataattatatatatatctatatatattattatatatatatagatatatatatatatactatatatatatattatatatagtttatatatatatatatatattatagtatatataaagatatatattatagtatatatatatatgtatatatatatatatattagatatataatatatatatatatagatatatatatatgcgaacatgtagacatcagagggttaccgaaactcagaagatcaattaaggagtttattGTGATACGTTTCGtggtgtcatcctgacacatcgtcagtctgtaatgtaaaatcaaatcacatttataaaaaaatatataattaaagtttacatgctattttaaaaaggaaaacataaaatactaaagttattcatgaaaattattgttaaaagctaaaaatactaaaattatttacaaggtgacattaaaattgaagaaatttaggattaaaaaggaatattaaccttaataaagcgaaggataagacaggaatggctgtaggaccgtcgtcTGCCCAGATCTCGACGACGCCAAGaatccctcaattctagtcaatcctctgagtagaggattgactagagtTGAGGGAAAGACTCAAGTGTCattatatattggctatgctgAGTATTGtctattatcgaaaaatgttttttgttaatttcaattttacatagagctgcatgatttcttatattagaaagttcagggttggttatcctctggccaattctgtagctcactcccaaatgactagaatatcgaacttgcaacgagcgtttcgtcgatccaacgtaaataccgggacaccccgggaaagtaatttgtaaataatattggatagcataaacggttgcaaattctctttatgactaagaagtgagcctattttTAGAGGACTaataggtattaaattaactttgagacttccgaactctctttcaataattttcttgatacggtctcctaatttatttttgaaaaaatatggaatatagGCGTATAAGGGTAGTTTTGGTACATCAAAGGAAGGAgtattttccgtgaagtttaagttaagtaatttatttaccattttataaaatacctcgGTAGGGTACGAGTTAATTAAAGAATAATCTTGGTAAGATTCAATTTCAGAGTGGAatgatttccaatcagaagcattCCTATAAGC
This is a stretch of genomic DNA from Macrobrachium nipponense isolate FS-2020 chromosome 46, ASM1510439v2, whole genome shotgun sequence. It encodes these proteins:
- the LOC135214585 gene encoding uncharacterized protein LOC135214585; protein product: MSIRMSGPDRSSNAYGILKLSELTFLLVSMGIFKGADLIFSASHPVAIDTFFSGMFVMGIVITAILFICHLVGQTTYLQQTFLEPLINITMFIGLAAVGGIIIGCLSSDDGYVLENKVAEAYAMTATTWISSAIYLVDFIYSVIVYKK